A section of the Calorimonas adulescens genome encodes:
- a CDS encoding RAMP superfamily CRISPR-associated protein: MSDLKVYSMASDPIYIGTGGYTIGRVDNTIVRDPITRIPKIPGSSFAGTMRFYSALKLQSAFKEEYRMNPSKRKVIDNLEKLFNNNLEEWMKYEGNKWSMMKCAGQDDKPNEYYENDEEIEKMDSKKSGHCGHCIVCKTFGYSKDSKSQQGIAFFSDLNIIFFPVYTREGIMWITSKQLLEFAEISIEGVEFPQGEKVIVVQRSEKNKEGNINLGWLNLPYEIKHYPIADELPDDIKKYIQNKIVLVPDDLISHIINSNLEVRTSVSIDPLTGASKVGALFTSEAIPRGTVFYGDIRLIERPVSNDMPSLSQVEAMLKDASRYYESFGIGGMVTRGFGRMKVFIR; this comes from the coding sequence ATGAGTGATTTAAAAGTATATTCAATGGCATCTGATCCAATATACATTGGCACAGGTGGATACACAATAGGTAGGGTTGATAATACAATAGTAAGAGATCCTATTACAAGGATACCTAAGATTCCTGGTTCAAGCTTTGCAGGTACCATGAGGTTTTATTCGGCATTAAAATTACAGTCAGCTTTTAAAGAGGAGTATAGAATGAACCCATCAAAAAGGAAAGTGATAGATAATTTAGAAAAGTTATTTAATAATAACCTGGAAGAGTGGATGAAGTACGAAGGAAATAAATGGTCTATGATGAAGTGTGCAGGACAGGATGATAAGCCAAATGAGTACTACGAAAATGATGAGGAAATTGAGAAAATGGATTCAAAAAAATCTGGTCATTGTGGGCACTGTATTGTATGCAAGACATTTGGTTATTCAAAGGATAGTAAATCGCAGCAAGGTATTGCCTTTTTCTCTGATCTTAATATAATTTTCTTTCCTGTTTATACACGTGAAGGTATTATGTGGATAACATCTAAGCAACTTTTAGAATTTGCAGAAATTTCTATAGAGGGTGTTGAATTTCCACAAGGTGAAAAAGTCATTGTTGTGCAGAGAAGTGAAAAAAATAAGGAAGGCAATATTAATCTTGGGTGGCTCAACCTTCCATATGAAATTAAGCATTACCCAATTGCGGATGAATTACCGGATGATATCAAGAAATATATACAAAACAAAATTGTTTTAGTTCCAGATGATTTAATATCTCATATAATCAATTCCAACCTTGAAGTAAGGACTTCTGTTTCTATAGATCCTCTTACTGGTGCTTCAAAAGTAGGTGCATTATTTACTTCTGAAGCCATACCAAGAGGAACAGTATTTTACGGTGATATAAGACTTATTGAAAGACCGGTTTCCAACGATATGCCAAGTCTTAGTCAGGTAGAAGCAATGTTAAAGGATGCATCAAGATATTATGAAAGTTTTGGCATAGGTGGCATGGTGACAAGAGGTTTTGGCAGAATGAAGGTATTTATAAGATAG
- a CDS encoding CRISPR-associated protein Csx11 produces MGTLDLNNLLDKKTEIIKAEVGALLFNLGKTHAFIGNWRNYFSGLDENCFKNKFGYDVFKSYKTYFEEKDGVRPFDLDLESIDKKLKDFIYKLELNFDFFEEKVNLVDIIYAGAVDDKDQKKLVKVFFRGCENINSGIDKGAPKEQLDKLWISNAFGTFKEEVKKSNFDDARINFFNKLWLKLSSLDNNLDNLTHEDWIKIRRFVFSEIKEWYSHLLSDNRFPVNDVTLWDQAYMSASLFKAAVAAMCLDKNKSTDYETPKNIRWSILGIQYDKLSLVDKSLKTHFISWYRENINNCDDEVKKLIEEKYTLGNEIYRDETGIYFVVPENISGDEEDDKLYKLNDEINVVKEDIIKIFEEIFNGEIYPAILLTEPSRGTMNLAILVEKSKENFFKPCLPENFSKNILAKRDDNICDKNEKDKSYDGLCKICGLRPGKKEDDMILCDICSDRKESRMKEWVENIDYETIWTGELQDKKGRIALVTLKFEMKEWLDGDLINSLVIRNENFYNNIKNIITLLRNMDTVYKNFMNDGSLKMFENFREDNKELINKFLDLFDKGIEGPYVGICNSENLSSLKEELKRSFECFYDFLKEIFDNIDPNYKDINNKTIDNNSIDLMNRKIRINKNSKWFNNDYILVKDIFSFAYIETQIYDVLLERSIGDRWEDLINQKGIVDFENRKICWTKLTDDDIEFLSKILLQFLVRKNPSPARLRRITETTLDFLNNIKKDLTLFMFDGESKKEWRSKRIVWKTNNVKKGEYRYKGLEFMSDGEGNVYLISSIEQAVDLIKKDDVKEKEKEKEDIYKDIYNKIKSSDVDWIKDKLEHVETVDEDKTEITLENARYKNYLPYISIMDPTPTMWQFIVPAECAPQVIKEVEERYNREFKYVIGKLPMHIGVVIQDYKKPLYVGLKALRNIKRDLENYDDIKIQINAEKLKAFQKNSFHYINGYEQAEKLEDVYALYEICDDNGKYKFYTNPEKDSVWLDTTANKAESTKFCVYPNTFDFEFIDVNTRRNDIYYKSGKRLDEKDNRPYTLDKWRLFEEFFKYFSKEERKAKLQNLVSLLYSKLQDWRGEDEGLKQFMLSSFINILNLKDEEDKDKFAAIFGKKNWNDFERSSLSEFKTILKMFIDMYEFWHKALKKL; encoded by the coding sequence ATGGGAACTCTTGATTTAAACAATCTTTTAGATAAAAAGACAGAGATAATAAAAGCTGAAGTTGGAGCGCTGCTTTTTAATTTGGGTAAAACACATGCTTTTATTGGCAATTGGAGAAATTACTTTTCTGGTTTAGATGAAAATTGTTTTAAAAACAAATTTGGATATGATGTATTTAAGAGCTACAAAACGTATTTTGAAGAAAAGGATGGAGTAAGGCCTTTTGATTTAGATTTAGAATCTATTGATAAAAAACTAAAAGATTTTATATATAAATTAGAGCTTAACTTTGATTTTTTTGAGGAAAAAGTAAATTTAGTTGATATAATATATGCTGGTGCAGTAGATGATAAAGATCAAAAGAAGTTAGTTAAAGTTTTTTTTAGAGGCTGTGAAAATATAAATTCAGGCATAGATAAAGGGGCACCTAAAGAGCAGCTTGATAAATTATGGATTTCGAATGCTTTTGGAACTTTTAAAGAAGAAGTGAAAAAAAGTAATTTTGATGATGCGCGTATTAACTTCTTTAATAAACTATGGCTTAAATTGTCTTCTCTTGATAATAATCTTGACAATTTAACTCATGAAGATTGGATAAAAATAAGGAGATTTGTATTTTCGGAGATAAAAGAATGGTATTCTCATCTTTTAAGTGATAATAGGTTTCCTGTAAATGATGTTACTTTATGGGATCAGGCATATATGTCAGCATCTTTGTTTAAAGCAGCGGTTGCCGCAATGTGTCTTGATAAAAATAAGTCTACTGATTATGAGACACCTAAAAATATACGATGGAGTATATTAGGAATTCAATATGATAAACTTTCTTTAGTTGATAAATCGCTAAAGACACATTTTATATCGTGGTATAGAGAAAATATTAACAATTGTGATGATGAAGTTAAAAAGTTAATAGAAGAAAAATATACATTGGGCAATGAAATATATAGAGATGAGACAGGTATATACTTTGTTGTACCTGAAAATATTAGTGGCGATGAAGAAGATGATAAATTATATAAACTAAATGATGAAATAAATGTAGTAAAAGAAGATATTATTAAGATATTTGAAGAAATATTCAATGGCGAAATTTATCCAGCTATACTTTTGACAGAGCCGTCAAGAGGTACGATGAATTTAGCAATTCTTGTGGAAAAATCAAAAGAGAACTTTTTTAAACCATGTTTACCTGAAAATTTTAGCAAAAATATATTGGCTAAACGTGATGATAACATATGTGATAAAAACGAAAAAGATAAAAGTTATGACGGATTGTGCAAAATATGCGGTTTGAGGCCTGGAAAGAAAGAAGACGACATGATTTTATGTGATATATGCAGTGATAGAAAAGAATCAAGGATGAAAGAGTGGGTAGAAAACATAGATTATGAGACAATCTGGACAGGAGAACTTCAGGATAAAAAGGGACGTATAGCATTAGTGACTCTGAAATTTGAAATGAAAGAATGGCTAGATGGTGATTTGATTAATAGTTTAGTAATTCGAAATGAAAATTTTTATAATAATATAAAGAATATAATAACACTTTTAAGGAATATGGACACAGTTTATAAAAATTTCATGAATGATGGCAGCTTAAAAATGTTTGAAAACTTTCGTGAAGATAACAAAGAATTAATAAATAAATTTTTAGATTTGTTTGATAAAGGAATTGAGGGCCCATATGTTGGAATTTGTAATAGTGAAAATTTGAGTAGCTTAAAAGAAGAATTAAAAAGATCTTTTGAATGTTTTTATGATTTTCTTAAAGAGATTTTTGATAATATAGATCCAAATTATAAGGATATTAATAATAAAACTATTGATAATAATTCAATTGATCTTATGAATAGGAAAATAAGAATAAACAAAAATTCAAAATGGTTTAATAACGATTATATCCTTGTTAAAGATATTTTTTCTTTTGCATACATAGAAACACAAATTTACGATGTTTTATTAGAGCGTTCTATTGGCGATAGATGGGAAGATTTGATAAATCAAAAAGGAATAGTTGATTTTGAAAATAGAAAGATATGTTGGACCAAGCTTACAGACGATGATATTGAATTTCTTTCAAAAATACTTTTGCAATTTTTGGTTAGAAAGAATCCGTCCCCTGCAAGACTTAGGAGAATTACAGAGACTACTTTGGATTTTTTAAATAACATTAAGAAAGATCTGACATTATTTATGTTTGATGGTGAAAGCAAAAAAGAATGGAGAAGCAAGAGAATTGTCTGGAAGACTAATAATGTTAAAAAAGGTGAGTATCGATATAAAGGGTTAGAATTTATGAGTGATGGAGAAGGTAATGTATATTTAATATCTTCTATAGAACAAGCAGTAGATTTAATTAAGAAAGACGATGTCAAAGAAAAAGAAAAGGAAAAAGAAGATATATATAAAGATATATATAATAAAATAAAATCAAGCGATGTTGATTGGATTAAGGACAAATTGGAACATGTAGAAACAGTAGATGAAGATAAAACAGAAATAACACTTGAAAATGCAAGATATAAAAATTATTTACCATATATTTCGATAATGGATCCAACACCTACTATGTGGCAGTTTATAGTACCGGCCGAATGTGCGCCGCAGGTTATAAAGGAAGTGGAAGAACGTTATAATAGAGAATTTAAATATGTCATTGGCAAATTACCCATGCATATAGGTGTTGTAATACAAGATTATAAAAAACCTTTATATGTTGGACTTAAGGCATTAAGAAATATAAAAAGAGATCTAGAAAATTATGATGACATTAAAATACAAATAAATGCTGAGAAATTAAAAGCGTTTCAAAAAAATAGCTTTCATTACATAAATGGATATGAACAAGCTGAAAAACTTGAAGATGTATACGCTCTTTATGAGATTTGTGATGATAATGGAAAATATAAATTCTATACTAATCCCGAAAAAGATAGTGTATGGCTTGATACTACTGCTAATAAAGCAGAAAGCACAAAGTTTTGTGTATATCCAAATACCTTTGATTTTGAATTTATTGATGTAAATACAAGAAGAAATGATATTTATTATAAATCGGGAAAAAGATTAGATGAAAAAGATAATAGACCATATACACTTGATAAATGGAGATTATTTGAGGAGTTTTTTAAATATTTCAGTAAGGAAGAACGAAAAGCAAAACTTCAAAACCTTGTAAGCTTACTATATTCAAAGTTACAAGACTGGAGAGGAGAAGATGAGGGGTTAAAACAATTTATGCTTTCATCTTTTATAAATATACTCAATTTAAAAGATGAAGAAGATAAAGATAAATTTGCTGCAATTTTTGGAAAGAAAAACTGGAATGACTTTGAGAGAAGTTCATTAAGTGAGTTTAAAACTATTCTAAAAATGTTTATTGATATGTATGAATTTTGGCATAAAGCATTAAAAAAACTTTAG